In the Clupea harengus chromosome 16, Ch_v2.0.2, whole genome shotgun sequence genome, one interval contains:
- the dusp16 gene encoding dual specificity protein phosphatase 16: MSGERPQADGGSAGGACASADPEPSLGAGSEGAVRPIGAEGLVSLLEGGLDHVLLIDSRPFVDYNASHILEAVNVNCSKLMKRRLQQDKVQINELLQHSAKKKLELQGGQEVVVYDQSSSNPASLSSEGFLSVLLAKLEKSFPSVHLLSGGFLEFSHLFPGLCEGKSALVPSCVSQPCVPVMSVGPTRILPHLYLGCQRDVLNKELMQQNDIAYVLNASNTCPKPDFIPESHFLRVPVNDSFCEKILPWLDKSVEFIEKAKACNARVLVHCLAGISRSATIAIAYIMKRMDMSLDEAYRFVKEKRPTISPNFNFLGQLLDFEKKIKSPTDSSPKPTTSTSTSTSGCISCEEAPAGVPEVVCVPPSAAAVAADIPEEASAEEASEEEALTFPCVLAGVREEQLLAQALCSLQLGEGVEESARLKRSFSLDIKSYGETSSAAVGGVGGGVGGSSVGLRGFSAHGTAGDAPEGYYKPSGFKEPASKPCQFSPVEEVSEQSTPEQSPDKEQADGPTASTACTSTSTTISSSSSSSKAAPKQPKPPPAAAACSQQPLQRSGSMEGNSPNASASASFSASASASFSASASAASFLYGLSRSQQHLAKPAPGHSQGHRHGAALKGWHSDILLGPVAVSSSSLAGGWYLSHESAARFYSTSAIFSAAYGCGGGGGSGGVGPGLEAVRRRGRQRSGDHGDSRRSWHEESTFEKQLKRRSCQMEFGDGMSESRSREELVKVGSQSSFSGSMEIIEVS; the protein is encoded by the exons ATGTCGGGGGAGCGCCCCCAGGCTGACGGTGGCAGCGCCGGCGGTGCGTGTGCCAGCGCCGACCCAGAGCCCAGCCTCGGTGCTGGTTCTGAGGGTGCAGTGCGGCCCATCGGGGCGGAGGGCCTGGTGTCGCTGCTGGAGGGCGGGCTGGACCACGTGCTGCTGATTGACAGCAGGCCCTTCGTGGACTACAACGCCTCGCACATCCTAGAGGCGGTCAACGTCAACTGCTCCAAGCTGATGAAGCGCCGACTGCAGCAGGACAAGGTGCAGATCAATGAGCTGCTGCAGCACTCAGCCAAGAAGAAg ttggAGCTGCAAGGTGGACAGGAAGTGGTCGTGTACGATCAGAGCTCCTCCAATCCCGCGTCCTTGTCATCGGAGGGCTTCCTCAGCGTGCTATTGGCTAAGCTCGAGAAGAGTTTCCCGTCTGTCCATCTGCTGTCAG gtggTTTTCTGGAGTTCTCCCACCTGTTCCCTGGGCTGTGTGAGGGGAAGTCTGCGCTGGTGCCCTCGTGCGTCTCTCAGCCGTGTGTGCCGGTGATGAGCGTGGGGCCCACCCGCATCCTGCCCCACCTCTACCTGGGCTGCCAGAGGGACGTCCTCAACAAG GAACTGATGCAGCAGAACGACATCGCTTATGTTCTCAACGCCAGCAACACCTGCCCCAAGCCCGACTTCATCCCGGAGTCGCATTTCCTGCGCGTGCCCGTCAATGACAGCTTCTGCGAGAAGATTCTCCCCTGGCTGGACAAGTCGGTGGAGTTCATCG agaAAGCCAAGGCTTGCAACGCCAGGGTTCTGGTCCACTGCCTGGCTGGCATCTCCCGCTCAGCCACCATCGCCATCGCCTACATCATGAAGAGGATGGACATGTCCCTGGACGAGGCCTACAG GTTCGTGAAGGAGAAGAGGCCCACCATCTCACCCAACTTCAACTTCCTGGGCCAGCTGCTGGACTTTGAGAAGAAGATCAAGAGTCCCACAGACAGTTCGCCCAagcccaccacctccacctccacctccacctccggCTGCATCTCCTGTGAGGAGGCCCCGGCCGGAGTGCCGGAGGTGGTCTGTGTCCCCCCTTCCGCCGCCGCAGTGGCAGCGGACATCCCCGAGGAGGCGTCTGCGGAGGAGGCGTCTGAGGAGGAGGCCCTAACGTTCCCTTGCGTGTTAGCGGGCGTCCGCGAGGAGCAGCTCCTGGCCCAGGCCCTGTGCAGTCTGCAGCTGGGCgaaggggtggaggagagtgcCCGGCTCAAGCGCTCCTTCTCCCTGGACATCAAGTCGTACGGAGAGACGAGCTCTGCTGCCGTAGGTGGTGTCGGCGGCGGTGTCGGTGGAAGCTCTGTTGGCTTGCGAGGGTTTTCAGCACACGGCACCGCCGGCGACGCCCCAGAGGGCTACTACAAGCCGTCGGGCTTCAAGGAGCCGGCCAGCAAGCCCTGCCAGTTCTCCCCGGTGGAGGAGGTGTCGGAGCAGTCCACGCCGGAGCAGAGCCCAGACAAGGAGCAGGCCGACGGGCCCACGGCGAGCACCGCCTGCAcctccaccagcaccaccattagcagcagcagcagtagcagcaaagCTGCCCCCAAACAGCCCAAACCCCCTCCGGCCGCGGCTGCGTGCTCCCAGCAGCCTTTGCAGCGTAGTGGCAGCATGGAAGGCAACAGCCCCAACGCGAGTGCCAGTGCCAGTTttagtgccagtgccagtgccagttttagtgccagtgccagtgccgcCAGCTTCCTATACGGCCTGTCGCGGAGCCAGCAGCACCTGGCCAAGCCAGCGCCCGGGCACAGTCAGGGGCACAGGCATGGTGCAGCTCTTAAAGGCTGGCACTCGGACATCCTGCTGGGGCCTGTGGCCGTGTCCTCGTCCTCGCTGGCGGGTGGCTGGTACCTCTCCCACGAGTCGGCAGCGCGCTTCTACTCCACGTCGGCCATCTTCAGCGCCGCGTACGGTTGCGGCGGCGGCGGGGGAAGTGGCGGTGTGGGTCCGGGGCTGGAGGCGGTGAGGAGGCGCGGGCGCCAGCGGAGCGGGGACCATGGCGACTCGCGGCGCAGCTGGCACGAGGAGAGCACCTTCGAGAAGCAGCTGAAGCGGCGCTCCTGCCAGATGGAGTTCGGCGACGGCATGTCGGAGAGCCGCTCTCGTGAGGAGCTCGTCAAAGTGGGCAGCCAGTCCAGCTTCTCGGGGAGCATGGAGATCATTGAGGTGTCCTGA